Proteins found in one Mustela lutreola isolate mMusLut2 chromosome 12, mMusLut2.pri, whole genome shotgun sequence genomic segment:
- the RABEPK gene encoding rab9 effector protein with kelch motifs isoform X2, which produces MKLLPVLEPGDKPRKATWYTLTPPGESPCARVGHSCSYLPSVGDAKSGKVFIVGGADPHRSFSDVHILDLGTYRWDLAAVEGLLPRYEHASFIPSCAPHTIWVFGGADRSGNRNCLQVLNSETRTWTVPEVTSPLPSPRTFHTSSAAIGNQLYVFGGGERGAQPVQDVKLHVFDANTMTWSQPETLGKPPSPRHGHVMVAAGTKLFIHGGLAGDRFYDDLHCIDISDMQWQKLSPTGVPPTGCAAHSAVAVGKHLYIFGGMTPTGALDTMYQYHIEKQHWTLLKFDTFLPPGRLDHSMCVIPWPVRCTSEKEDSNSVTLNYDTEKGDSTNKGVTEGGDSHEESQTDILLCFVFGGMNTEGEIYNDCIVTVVD; this is translated from the exons ATGAAGCTGCTGCCAGTCTTGGAGCCTGGAGACAAGCCCAGGAAAGCAACATG GTACACCTTGACCCCACCTGGAGAGAGCCCCTGTGCTCGGGTTGGCCACAGCTGTTCTTATTTACCTTCCGTTGGTGACGCCAAGAGTGGGAAGGTCTTCATTGTTGGGGGAGCAGATCCACACAGGAGCTTCTCAGATGTGCACATCTTGGACCTGG GAACATACCGGTGGGATTTGGCCGCTGTGGAGGGCCTCTTGCCCCGTTACGAGCATGCCAGCTTCATTCCCTCTTGTGCACCTCATACCATCTGGGTGTTTGGAGGTGCTGACCGGTCAGGAAATCGCAATTGCCTGCAAGTTCTGAATTCTG AAACGAGGACTTGGACCGTGCCCGAGGTGACcagtcctctgccctccccaagaACATTCCACACATCCTCTGCGGCCATTGGAAACCAGCTGTATGTCTTTGGGGGCGGAGAGAGAGGCGCCCAGCCCGTGCAGGATGTGAAGCTGCATGTGTTTGACGCAA ACACTATGACCTGGTCACAGCCAGAAACACTTGGAAAACCTCCATCCCCCCGGCATGGTCATGTGATGGTGGCCGCAGGGACAAAGCTCTTCATCCATGGAGGCTTGGCTGGGGACAGATTCTATGATGATCTCCATTGCATTGATATAA GTGACATGCAGTGGCAGAAGCTAAGTCCCACTGGGGTACCTCCCACAGGCTGTGCTGCCCACTCAGCTGTGGCCGTGGGGAAACACCTGTATATCTTTGGAGGGATGACTCCTACAGGAGCGTTGGATACAATGTACCAGTATCACATAG AAAAGCAGCATTGGACCTTGCTTAAATTTGATACTTTTCTACCCCCTGGACGACTGGATCATTCCATGTGTGTCATTCCGTGGCCAGTGAGGTGTACTTCTGAGAAAGAAGATTCAAATTCTGTCACTCTAAACTATGATACTGAGAAAGGGGATTCCACCAACAAAGGAGTGACCGAAGGTGGTGACTCACATGAGGAAAGTCAGACTGACATACTGCTCTGTTTTGTGTTCGGCGGGATGAACACAGAAGGGGAAATCTATAATGACTGTATTGTGACTGTAGTTGACTAA
- the RABEPK gene encoding rab9 effector protein with kelch motifs isoform X4, with amino-acid sequence MRGLIPGPRDHDLSRRQQFNPLSHPEDTMKLLPVLEPGDKPRKATWYTLTPPGESPCARVGHSCSYLPSVGDAKSGKVFIVGGADPHRSFSDVHILDLGTYRWDLAAVEGLLPRYEHASFIPSCAPHTIWVFGGADRSGNRNCLQVLNSDTMTWSQPETLGKPPSPRHGHVMVAAGTKLFIHGGLAGDRFYDDLHCIDISDMQWQKLSPTGVPPTGCAAHSAVAVGKHLYIFGGMTPTGALDTMYQYHIEKQHWTLLKFDTFLPPGRLDHSMCVIPWPVRCTSEKEDSNSVTLNYDTEKGDSTNKGVTEGGDSHEESQTDILLCFVFGGMNTEGEIYNDCIVTVVD; translated from the exons AGGATACCATGAAGCTGCTGCCAGTCTTGGAGCCTGGAGACAAGCCCAGGAAAGCAACATG GTACACCTTGACCCCACCTGGAGAGAGCCCCTGTGCTCGGGTTGGCCACAGCTGTTCTTATTTACCTTCCGTTGGTGACGCCAAGAGTGGGAAGGTCTTCATTGTTGGGGGAGCAGATCCACACAGGAGCTTCTCAGATGTGCACATCTTGGACCTGG GAACATACCGGTGGGATTTGGCCGCTGTGGAGGGCCTCTTGCCCCGTTACGAGCATGCCAGCTTCATTCCCTCTTGTGCACCTCATACCATCTGGGTGTTTGGAGGTGCTGACCGGTCAGGAAATCGCAATTGCCTGCAAGTTCTGAATTCTG ACACTATGACCTGGTCACAGCCAGAAACACTTGGAAAACCTCCATCCCCCCGGCATGGTCATGTGATGGTGGCCGCAGGGACAAAGCTCTTCATCCATGGAGGCTTGGCTGGGGACAGATTCTATGATGATCTCCATTGCATTGATATAA GTGACATGCAGTGGCAGAAGCTAAGTCCCACTGGGGTACCTCCCACAGGCTGTGCTGCCCACTCAGCTGTGGCCGTGGGGAAACACCTGTATATCTTTGGAGGGATGACTCCTACAGGAGCGTTGGATACAATGTACCAGTATCACATAG AAAAGCAGCATTGGACCTTGCTTAAATTTGATACTTTTCTACCCCCTGGACGACTGGATCATTCCATGTGTGTCATTCCGTGGCCAGTGAGGTGTACTTCTGAGAAAGAAGATTCAAATTCTGTCACTCTAAACTATGATACTGAGAAAGGGGATTCCACCAACAAAGGAGTGACCGAAGGTGGTGACTCACATGAGGAAAGTCAGACTGACATACTGCTCTGTTTTGTGTTCGGCGGGATGAACACAGAAGGGGAAATCTATAATGACTGTATTGTGACTGTAGTTGACTAA
- the RABEPK gene encoding rab9 effector protein with kelch motifs isoform X3: protein MRGLIPGPRDHDLSRRQQFNPLSHPEDTMKLLPVLEPGDKPRKATWYTLTPPGESPCARVGHSCSYLPSVGDAKSGKVFIVGGADPHRSFSDVHILDLGTYRWDLAAVEGLLPRYEHASFIPSCAPHTIWVFGGADRSGNRNCLQVLNSETRTWTVPEVTSPLPSPRTFHTSSAAIGNQLYVFGGGERGAQPVQDVKLHVFDANTMTWSQPETLGKPPSPRHGHVMVAAGTKLFIHGGLAGDRFYDDLHCIDIKKQHWTLLKFDTFLPPGRLDHSMCVIPWPVRCTSEKEDSNSVTLNYDTEKGDSTNKGVTEGGDSHEESQTDILLCFVFGGMNTEGEIYNDCIVTVVD from the exons AGGATACCATGAAGCTGCTGCCAGTCTTGGAGCCTGGAGACAAGCCCAGGAAAGCAACATG GTACACCTTGACCCCACCTGGAGAGAGCCCCTGTGCTCGGGTTGGCCACAGCTGTTCTTATTTACCTTCCGTTGGTGACGCCAAGAGTGGGAAGGTCTTCATTGTTGGGGGAGCAGATCCACACAGGAGCTTCTCAGATGTGCACATCTTGGACCTGG GAACATACCGGTGGGATTTGGCCGCTGTGGAGGGCCTCTTGCCCCGTTACGAGCATGCCAGCTTCATTCCCTCTTGTGCACCTCATACCATCTGGGTGTTTGGAGGTGCTGACCGGTCAGGAAATCGCAATTGCCTGCAAGTTCTGAATTCTG AAACGAGGACTTGGACCGTGCCCGAGGTGACcagtcctctgccctccccaagaACATTCCACACATCCTCTGCGGCCATTGGAAACCAGCTGTATGTCTTTGGGGGCGGAGAGAGAGGCGCCCAGCCCGTGCAGGATGTGAAGCTGCATGTGTTTGACGCAA ACACTATGACCTGGTCACAGCCAGAAACACTTGGAAAACCTCCATCCCCCCGGCATGGTCATGTGATGGTGGCCGCAGGGACAAAGCTCTTCATCCATGGAGGCTTGGCTGGGGACAGATTCTATGATGATCTCCATTGCATTGATATAA AAAAGCAGCATTGGACCTTGCTTAAATTTGATACTTTTCTACCCCCTGGACGACTGGATCATTCCATGTGTGTCATTCCGTGGCCAGTGAGGTGTACTTCTGAGAAAGAAGATTCAAATTCTGTCACTCTAAACTATGATACTGAGAAAGGGGATTCCACCAACAAAGGAGTGACCGAAGGTGGTGACTCACATGAGGAAAGTCAGACTGACATACTGCTCTGTTTTGTGTTCGGCGGGATGAACACAGAAGGGGAAATCTATAATGACTGTATTGTGACTGTAGTTGACTAA
- the RABEPK gene encoding rab9 effector protein with kelch motifs isoform X1 has translation MRGLIPGPRDHDLSRRQQFNPLSHPEDTMKLLPVLEPGDKPRKATWYTLTPPGESPCARVGHSCSYLPSVGDAKSGKVFIVGGADPHRSFSDVHILDLGTYRWDLAAVEGLLPRYEHASFIPSCAPHTIWVFGGADRSGNRNCLQVLNSETRTWTVPEVTSPLPSPRTFHTSSAAIGNQLYVFGGGERGAQPVQDVKLHVFDANTMTWSQPETLGKPPSPRHGHVMVAAGTKLFIHGGLAGDRFYDDLHCIDISDMQWQKLSPTGVPPTGCAAHSAVAVGKHLYIFGGMTPTGALDTMYQYHIEKQHWTLLKFDTFLPPGRLDHSMCVIPWPVRCTSEKEDSNSVTLNYDTEKGDSTNKGVTEGGDSHEESQTDILLCFVFGGMNTEGEIYNDCIVTVVD, from the exons AGGATACCATGAAGCTGCTGCCAGTCTTGGAGCCTGGAGACAAGCCCAGGAAAGCAACATG GTACACCTTGACCCCACCTGGAGAGAGCCCCTGTGCTCGGGTTGGCCACAGCTGTTCTTATTTACCTTCCGTTGGTGACGCCAAGAGTGGGAAGGTCTTCATTGTTGGGGGAGCAGATCCACACAGGAGCTTCTCAGATGTGCACATCTTGGACCTGG GAACATACCGGTGGGATTTGGCCGCTGTGGAGGGCCTCTTGCCCCGTTACGAGCATGCCAGCTTCATTCCCTCTTGTGCACCTCATACCATCTGGGTGTTTGGAGGTGCTGACCGGTCAGGAAATCGCAATTGCCTGCAAGTTCTGAATTCTG AAACGAGGACTTGGACCGTGCCCGAGGTGACcagtcctctgccctccccaagaACATTCCACACATCCTCTGCGGCCATTGGAAACCAGCTGTATGTCTTTGGGGGCGGAGAGAGAGGCGCCCAGCCCGTGCAGGATGTGAAGCTGCATGTGTTTGACGCAA ACACTATGACCTGGTCACAGCCAGAAACACTTGGAAAACCTCCATCCCCCCGGCATGGTCATGTGATGGTGGCCGCAGGGACAAAGCTCTTCATCCATGGAGGCTTGGCTGGGGACAGATTCTATGATGATCTCCATTGCATTGATATAA GTGACATGCAGTGGCAGAAGCTAAGTCCCACTGGGGTACCTCCCACAGGCTGTGCTGCCCACTCAGCTGTGGCCGTGGGGAAACACCTGTATATCTTTGGAGGGATGACTCCTACAGGAGCGTTGGATACAATGTACCAGTATCACATAG AAAAGCAGCATTGGACCTTGCTTAAATTTGATACTTTTCTACCCCCTGGACGACTGGATCATTCCATGTGTGTCATTCCGTGGCCAGTGAGGTGTACTTCTGAGAAAGAAGATTCAAATTCTGTCACTCTAAACTATGATACTGAGAAAGGGGATTCCACCAACAAAGGAGTGACCGAAGGTGGTGACTCACATGAGGAAAGTCAGACTGACATACTGCTCTGTTTTGTGTTCGGCGGGATGAACACAGAAGGGGAAATCTATAATGACTGTATTGTGACTGTAGTTGACTAA